In one window of Microbacterium sp. PM5 DNA:
- a CDS encoding RluA family pseudouridine synthase, with the protein MPSRVLPVPDGLDGARVDAALAKMLGFSRSFAAEVAEAGGVRMDGRALGKSDRLRAAGWLEVEWEERREPEIVPVAVPDLAIVYDDDDIVVVDKPAGVAAHPSLGWEGPTVLGALAAAGFRIATTGAAERQGVVHRLDVGTSGLMVVAKSERAYTALKRAFKEREVEKIYHAVVQGHPDPLAGTIDAPIGRHPSHSWKFAVTPDGKDSVTHYETLEAFPSASLLEIHLETGRTHQIRVHMAAHRHPCVGDPLYGADPTLSARLGLTRQWLHAHELSFAHPTTTAWVTFTSDYPADLAHALEVLRT; encoded by the coding sequence ATGCCGTCCCGCGTCCTCCCCGTGCCCGACGGCCTCGACGGTGCCCGTGTGGATGCCGCTCTGGCCAAGATGCTGGGGTTCTCGCGCTCGTTCGCCGCGGAGGTCGCCGAAGCCGGCGGCGTGCGGATGGACGGCCGTGCGCTGGGAAAGTCCGACCGCCTGCGTGCAGCCGGCTGGCTCGAGGTGGAGTGGGAGGAGCGGCGCGAACCGGAGATCGTGCCGGTCGCCGTTCCGGACCTCGCCATCGTCTACGACGACGACGACATCGTGGTCGTCGACAAGCCCGCGGGCGTCGCCGCGCACCCGTCGCTCGGATGGGAAGGCCCGACGGTGCTCGGCGCGCTGGCCGCCGCCGGCTTCCGCATCGCCACCACGGGAGCAGCCGAGCGCCAGGGCGTCGTCCATCGACTGGATGTCGGTACCAGCGGCCTCATGGTCGTCGCAAAATCGGAGCGTGCGTACACCGCACTCAAGCGGGCATTCAAGGAGCGCGAGGTCGAGAAGATCTACCACGCGGTCGTGCAGGGGCATCCCGATCCGTTGGCCGGAACGATCGATGCTCCCATCGGACGCCACCCCTCGCATTCGTGGAAGTTCGCCGTCACGCCTGACGGCAAGGACTCGGTCACCCACTACGAAACGCTCGAGGCGTTCCCCTCGGCATCCCTCCTCGAGATCCATCTGGAGACCGGACGCACCCACCAGATCCGCGTCCACATGGCCGCCCATCGTCACCCGTGCGTGGGCGACCCGCTGTACGGTGCCGATCCGACCCTGTCGGCACGTCTGGGGCTGACCCGGCAATGGTTGCACGCGCACGAACTCTCGTTCGCGCACCCGACCACGACCGCGTGGGTCACGTTCACGAGCGACTATCCGGCCGATCTCGCACACGCGCTCGAGGTGCTCCGGACCTGA
- a CDS encoding NUDIX domain-containing protein, with protein sequence MATPEFVLSLREKIGTAPLPLVGVTAVVFKDEKVLLGRRADNGAWQCVSGIVDPGEEPADAAVRECREEAGIDVRAVRLALIQQLPRTTYANGDQVDYLDLVFRCDWVAGNPFPADGELAEVGWYGLGELTELAQSDVRKIALAIAEDDPASFSGGR encoded by the coding sequence ATGGCCACTCCAGAGTTCGTCCTGTCGCTGCGCGAGAAGATCGGCACCGCGCCGCTTCCGCTCGTCGGGGTCACCGCCGTCGTGTTCAAGGACGAGAAGGTGCTCCTCGGCAGGCGTGCCGACAACGGGGCCTGGCAGTGCGTGTCCGGCATCGTCGATCCGGGTGAAGAGCCCGCCGACGCGGCCGTGCGCGAGTGCCGGGAGGAAGCGGGCATCGACGTGCGCGCCGTGCGGCTCGCTCTCATCCAGCAGCTGCCTCGGACGACATACGCCAACGGCGACCAGGTCGACTACCTCGACCTGGTCTTTCGCTGCGACTGGGTGGCGGGCAACCCGTTCCCCGCCGACGGCGAACTGGCCGAGGTGGGCTGGTACGGACTCGGGGAGCTGACCGAGCTCGCTCAGTCCGACGTGCGCAAGATCGCGTTGGCCATCGCCGAGGACGATCCGGCCTCCTTCTCCGGCGGCCGCTGA
- a CDS encoding long-chain-fatty-acid--CoA ligase, giving the protein MPLIDRPWLTSYAPGVPAEIEPVTQTLVDMLDESVRRHPRRPALEFFGAVTTYRELGDRVARAAEGLRRLGVAPGDRVALILPNCPQHVVAFYAVLRLGAIVVEHNPRYTAPELRHQFEVHHARVAIVWDAVADTIAEFPSDIRPRHVIAVRMTDAMPARMRAALRLPLAKARASRAALTVTPDAKDVLSWSRVASHRPVRRRTPRPHLDDLAALQLTSGTTGTPKAAMLTHRNLRSNAAQSAAWVPDLVPGREVFYAVLPLFHAYGLTLCLTTALSLGARIVLFPTFDVTLTLDAIRRTPPTFLAAVPPIYDALARAAVRAGIDLSSLRNAISGAMALPPSTVLRWEEATHGIIVEGYGMTESSPISVGNPMGPLRRPGTVGVPFPSTEIRVVDPADPTRDVVDGTEGELLVRGPQVFQGYWNRPEETASTLLAGGWLRTGDIVTVDAEGFVTVVDRLKELIISGGFNISPSEVENALLLHPDVADAAVVGIPRSDGSETVTAAVVMRDGAVFDAEELRSFARIHLAAYKVPRSVVRVPAMPRSLVGKVIRRQVRADILATRGR; this is encoded by the coding sequence ATGCCGCTCATCGACCGCCCGTGGCTCACGTCCTACGCGCCCGGGGTGCCCGCCGAGATCGAACCGGTCACGCAGACCCTGGTCGACATGCTCGACGAGTCCGTACGGCGCCACCCTCGTCGACCCGCTCTCGAATTCTTCGGCGCCGTCACCACGTATCGCGAGCTCGGGGACCGGGTCGCCAGGGCAGCCGAGGGCTTGAGACGCCTGGGCGTCGCGCCCGGCGACCGCGTCGCGCTGATCCTCCCGAACTGCCCGCAGCATGTCGTCGCCTTCTATGCCGTGCTGCGGCTCGGTGCGATCGTCGTCGAGCACAATCCGAGATACACGGCACCGGAGCTTCGACATCAGTTCGAGGTGCATCACGCCCGGGTGGCGATCGTGTGGGATGCCGTCGCCGACACCATCGCGGAGTTTCCCTCCGACATCCGTCCCCGCCACGTCATCGCGGTGCGAATGACCGACGCGATGCCGGCCCGCATGCGGGCCGCGCTGCGCCTTCCGCTCGCGAAGGCGCGTGCGTCGCGGGCGGCGCTGACGGTGACACCCGACGCGAAGGACGTTCTCTCGTGGTCACGGGTGGCGTCGCATCGCCCGGTGCGCAGACGCACGCCCCGTCCCCACCTCGACGATCTCGCCGCGCTGCAGCTGACGAGCGGCACCACGGGTACGCCCAAAGCGGCCATGCTCACGCACCGCAACCTCCGCTCGAACGCGGCGCAGTCGGCCGCCTGGGTGCCCGATCTGGTACCCGGACGCGAGGTCTTCTACGCCGTCCTCCCGCTCTTCCACGCCTACGGACTGACGCTCTGCCTGACCACGGCACTGTCGCTCGGAGCCCGCATCGTGCTGTTTCCGACGTTCGACGTCACCCTCACCCTCGACGCGATACGCCGTACGCCGCCGACCTTCCTCGCCGCCGTACCGCCCATCTACGACGCCCTGGCACGGGCCGCCGTGCGCGCGGGCATCGACCTCTCGAGCCTGCGCAATGCGATCTCCGGTGCCATGGCGCTGCCGCCGTCGACCGTGCTGCGGTGGGAGGAGGCGACCCACGGCATCATCGTCGAGGGCTACGGCATGACCGAGTCGTCGCCGATCAGCGTCGGCAATCCGATGGGGCCGCTGCGCAGGCCGGGTACGGTCGGTGTGCCGTTCCCCAGCACCGAGATCCGCGTGGTGGACCCCGCGGATCCGACCCGTGACGTCGTCGACGGCACCGAGGGCGAGCTTCTCGTGCGCGGACCGCAGGTCTTCCAGGGTTACTGGAACCGACCGGAAGAGACCGCAAGCACGCTGCTGGCGGGCGGATGGCTGCGCACCGGCGACATCGTGACGGTGGATGCCGAAGGCTTCGTGACCGTCGTGGACCGCCTCAAGGAGCTGATCATCAGCGGCGGGTTCAACATCAGTCCGAGTGAGGTCGAGAACGCGCTGCTGCTGCATCCCGACGTCGCGGATGCGGCTGTCGTCGGCATCCCGCGCTCGGACGGATCGGAGACGGTGACGGCGGCCGTGGTGATGCGCGACGGAGCGGTCTTCGATGCCGAGGAGCTGCGCTCGTTCGCACGGATCCATCTGGCGGCGTACAAGGTTCCACGATCGGTCGTGCGCGTGCCGGCGATGCCGCGCTCGCTGGTCGGCAAAGTCATCCGCCGTCAGGTGCGCGCGGACATCCTCGCCACCCGCGGACGATGA
- the dnaE gene encoding DNA polymerase III subunit alpha, translated as MATDSFVHLHVHSEYSMLDGAAKIGAMTQAAAEYGMPAIAVTDHGNTFAAFEFYNAAKAAGVKPIIGLEAYVTPGTHRSDKSRVAWGSPDQKSDDVSGSGAYTHMTMWSQSTEGMHNLFRLSSLSSMEGYYFKPRMDRELLQTYGRGLIATTGCPSGEVQTRLRLGQYDAARAAAAEFQDIFGKENYFAEIMDHGLSIERRVMTDLIRLAKDLDIPLVATNDSHYTHQHEADAHEALLCVQSGSTLDDPNRFKFDGDGYYIKTAAEMRQLFRDHPEACDNTLLIAERCEVEFNTSANYMPRFPVPQGETEDSWLIKEVEAGLHYRYPGGIPDKVRTQAEYETGIILQMGFPGYFLVVADFINWAKDNGIRVGPGRGSGAGSMVAYAMRITDLDPLEHGLIFERFLNPDRVSMPDFDVDFDDRRRGEVIDYVTEKYGSERVAQIVTYGTIKSKQALKDAGRVLGFPFSMGERLTKAMPPAVMGKDMPLSGMFDTAHPRFKEASEFRSLIETDPDAKTVFDRALGLEGLKRQWGVHAAGVIMSSEPLLDIIPIMRREQDGQIVTQFDYPSCEALGLIKMDFLGLRNLTIISDALDNIRMNRGEELDLEHLTLDDRAAYDLLTRGDTLGVFQLDGGPMRALLRLMKPDNFEDISAVIALYRPGPMGANSHTNYALRKNGQQPITPIHPELEEPLRDILDTTYGLIIYQEQVMAIAQKVAGFSLGQADILRRAMGKKKKSELDKQYEGFSGGMKERGYGEGAVQALWDILLPFSDYAFNKAHSAAYGLVSYWTAYLKAHYPAEYMAALLTSVGDSKDKMAVYLNECRRMGIRVLPPDVSESIRYFAAVGEDIRFGLGAVRNVGANVVDGIVEARGDEGFSSFHHFLDTVPMHVANKRTVESLIKAGAFDSMGDTRRALLEVHEDAVEAAVDRKRNEAQGAIGFDFDSLYDAAEEAVPPKVPPRPEWTKKDKLAFEREMLGLYVSDHPLAGLEIPLAKHASTSIHDLLASDDVNDGDIVTVAGLVTSVQHRVAKQSGNPYGMITVEDFDGEVTVMFMGKTYTEFQSMLVADSILVVRGRVSRRDDGLNLHGQSAFSPDLGSVDATGSLVLLMPEHRATESTVTQLAQVFSRHPGDTEVTLKLHKSGVAKVFEVPAQVRVTVDLYGELKGLLGPQCLG; from the coding sequence GTGGCAACCGACTCCTTCGTTCATCTGCACGTGCACAGCGAGTACTCGATGCTCGACGGAGCAGCCAAGATCGGGGCGATGACCCAGGCCGCGGCCGAGTACGGGATGCCGGCGATCGCCGTCACCGACCACGGCAACACCTTCGCGGCGTTCGAGTTCTACAACGCGGCGAAGGCCGCCGGCGTCAAGCCCATCATCGGCCTGGAGGCCTACGTGACGCCGGGCACGCACCGCAGCGACAAGTCGCGGGTCGCCTGGGGCTCGCCCGATCAGAAGAGCGATGACGTCTCGGGATCGGGCGCGTACACCCACATGACGATGTGGAGCCAGAGCACGGAGGGGATGCACAACCTCTTCCGGCTGAGCTCGCTGTCGAGCATGGAGGGGTACTACTTCAAGCCACGAATGGACCGGGAGCTTCTGCAAACCTATGGGAGGGGTCTCATCGCGACGACCGGCTGCCCGTCGGGAGAGGTGCAGACGCGTCTGCGGCTGGGGCAGTACGACGCCGCTCGTGCGGCCGCTGCAGAGTTCCAGGACATCTTCGGCAAGGAGAACTACTTCGCCGAGATCATGGACCACGGTCTGTCGATCGAGCGACGAGTGATGACCGATCTGATCCGCCTCGCGAAGGATCTCGACATTCCGCTCGTTGCCACCAACGACTCGCATTACACCCACCAGCACGAGGCCGACGCCCACGAGGCGCTCCTGTGTGTGCAGTCCGGGTCCACGCTCGACGATCCCAACCGGTTCAAGTTCGATGGCGACGGCTACTACATCAAGACCGCTGCGGAGATGCGCCAGCTCTTCCGCGACCACCCCGAGGCCTGCGACAACACGTTGCTCATCGCGGAGCGGTGCGAGGTGGAGTTCAACACCTCGGCGAACTACATGCCGCGTTTCCCGGTGCCCCAGGGCGAGACCGAGGACAGCTGGCTGATCAAAGAGGTCGAGGCGGGCCTGCACTACCGCTACCCGGGAGGCATCCCCGACAAGGTCCGCACGCAGGCCGAGTACGAGACCGGCATCATCCTGCAGATGGGCTTTCCGGGGTACTTCCTCGTCGTCGCCGACTTCATCAACTGGGCGAAGGACAACGGCATCCGTGTCGGTCCGGGGCGCGGATCGGGAGCCGGCTCGATGGTGGCGTACGCCATGCGCATCACCGACCTCGACCCGCTCGAGCACGGTCTCATCTTCGAGCGCTTCCTCAATCCCGACCGCGTGTCCATGCCCGACTTCGACGTCGACTTCGATGACCGTCGCCGTGGCGAGGTGATCGACTACGTCACCGAAAAGTACGGGTCCGAGCGGGTCGCGCAGATCGTGACCTACGGCACGATCAAGTCGAAGCAGGCGCTCAAGGATGCCGGTCGCGTGCTCGGCTTCCCGTTCAGCATGGGGGAGCGTCTGACCAAGGCGATGCCGCCCGCTGTGATGGGCAAGGACATGCCGCTGTCGGGCATGTTCGACACCGCTCATCCGCGCTTCAAGGAAGCGAGCGAGTTCCGCTCGCTCATCGAGACCGACCCCGACGCCAAGACCGTTTTCGACCGCGCGCTGGGCCTGGAAGGCCTGAAGAGGCAGTGGGGCGTGCATGCTGCCGGCGTGATCATGTCCAGCGAGCCGCTGTTGGACATCATCCCGATCATGCGCCGCGAGCAGGACGGCCAGATCGTCACCCAGTTCGACTATCCGTCGTGCGAGGCGCTCGGCCTCATCAAGATGGACTTCCTCGGGCTTCGCAACCTCACGATCATCTCGGACGCGCTCGACAACATCCGGATGAACCGTGGGGAGGAACTCGACCTGGAGCACCTGACGCTCGACGATCGCGCGGCGTACGACCTGCTCACGCGAGGAGACACCCTCGGTGTCTTCCAGCTCGACGGTGGTCCCATGCGTGCCCTGCTGCGGTTGATGAAACCGGACAACTTCGAGGACATCTCCGCCGTCATCGCCCTCTACCGTCCCGGCCCGATGGGCGCGAACTCGCACACCAACTACGCGCTGCGCAAGAACGGTCAGCAGCCGATCACTCCCATCCATCCCGAGCTCGAAGAGCCGCTGCGCGACATCCTCGACACCACCTACGGCCTGATCATCTATCAGGAGCAGGTCATGGCGATCGCGCAGAAGGTCGCCGGGTTCTCCCTCGGACAGGCCGACATCCTGCGTCGCGCGATGGGGAAGAAGAAGAAGTCCGAGCTCGACAAGCAGTACGAGGGCTTCTCCGGAGGCATGAAGGAACGCGGTTATGGCGAAGGTGCCGTTCAGGCGCTCTGGGACATCCTGCTGCCCTTCTCCGACTACGCCTTCAACAAGGCCCACTCCGCCGCCTACGGTCTGGTCTCCTACTGGACGGCGTACCTGAAGGCCCACTATCCCGCCGAGTACATGGCGGCGCTGCTCACGAGCGTCGGAGACTCCAAGGACAAGATGGCCGTGTACCTCAACGAGTGTCGGCGAATGGGTATCCGGGTGCTCCCGCCCGATGTCAGCGAGTCGATCCGCTACTTCGCGGCCGTGGGCGAAGATATCCGCTTCGGGCTGGGCGCCGTCCGCAACGTCGGGGCGAACGTCGTCGACGGCATCGTCGAGGCCCGCGGCGACGAGGGATTCTCCAGCTTCCACCACTTCCTCGATACGGTGCCGATGCACGTCGCCAACAAACGCACCGTCGAGTCGCTCATCAAGGCCGGCGCGTTCGACTCTATGGGCGACACTCGGCGGGCCCTCCTGGAGGTGCACGAAGACGCGGTCGAGGCGGCGGTGGACCGCAAGCGCAACGAGGCTCAAGGCGCGATCGGCTTCGATTTCGACTCCCTCTACGACGCGGCAGAGGAAGCGGTGCCTCCGAAGGTGCCGCCCCGGCCGGAGTGGACCAAGAAGGACAAGCTCGCCTTCGAGCGGGAGATGCTCGGGTTGTACGTGTCCGATCACCCGCTGGCCGGGCTCGAGATCCCCTTGGCCAAACACGCGTCCACGTCCATCCACGACCTCCTGGCCTCGGATGACGTCAACGACGGCGACATCGTCACGGTGGCCGGCCTCGTCACGAGCGTGCAGCACCGCGTGGCAAAACAGAGCGGCAACCCCTACGGCATGATCACGGTCGAAGACTTCGACGGAGAAGTGACCGTGATGTTCATGGGCAAGACCTACACGGAGTTCCAGTCGATGCTCGTCGCCGACAGCATCCTGGTGGTGCGCGGTCGTGTCTCCCGGCGCGATGACGGGCTGAACCTGCACGGGCAGTCGGCGTTCTCGCCCGACCTCGGTTCGGTCGATGCCACCGGCTCCTTGGTGCTCCTCATGCCCGAGCATCGCGCCACGGAGTCGACGGTCACGCAGTTGGCTCAGGTGTTCTCCCGTCACCCCGGCGACACAGAGGTCACCCTCAAGCTGCATAAGAGCGGTGTCGCGAAGGTGTTCGAAGTGCCGGCCCAGGTGCGTGTCACCGTCGACCTCTACGGCGAGTTGAAAGGCCTGCTCGGTCCGCAGTGTCTGGGCTGA